One Pseudomonadota bacterium genomic window carries:
- a CDS encoding bifunctional acetate--CoA ligase family protein/GNAT family N-acetyltransferase: MGDIRKMFNPETVALIGASEKEGAIGRTILENLLLSDKRKIYPVNPNREAVLGLKCYRGIADIPELADLAIIATRADTVPQCVDECGKASVEGVIIVSSGFREVGEEGKRLEDQITEIRKKYGIRVLGPNCMGIIRPHVGLNTSFLNTNPEPGNIALISQSGQLGDAILDWGTNAHIGFSMFVSLGSMVDVDFGDLIDFLGDDYDTRSIMIYMENVGNAKKFLSAARGFARNKPIVILKPGIFAESAKAVMSHTGAMAGSDKVYDAAFKRVGLVRVKEVVDLFNVAEVLDYNYLPKGPRLAIITNAGSVGIIAMDTLLSLGGELAKLSGESLREFDSVLPPYWSKSNPVDILGDADIERYANAIDICIRDHNVDGILVIHAPRAIAKRVELAQVVVELAKKTQKPIICTRMGGTSVKEAVEFLLRHDIPTYETPEEAVKTYLYMYKYKRNLDLLYETPSELSVGHISPKHHLKALIRKALREKTTVLNAEESASFLTIYGIPAFKTVVTKSIEEAQRIAKGIGYPVVLKVDSPDIPHKTDIEGIITGIRSEKELKEAYNRLNAEVKANAPHLSIKGIIVQKMLEKIDYEIILGSKKDRDYGSVIIFGMGGIGTEIFKDISIGLPPLNQTLARRLMEETEVYKMLQGYKGRLPADLRQLEEIIVSFSNLIVDFPEIAEMDINPVAISNGKAYALDTRVIVDSEAVDYSSHYPHLVFTPYPSRYVMPCRLPDGTEILLRPIRPEDEPLEHELLTTLSERTLKERFFSVISDITHEMLIRFCNIDYDKEMAIVAEVREGEKRRIVGIGRLIIEPDLKSGQFAVLVHDDFQGKGLGYTLIDMMIGIAQEKELEEIYGIVLTENDRMLQVCRKLGFELTLLPDGISRVTLRLK; this comes from the coding sequence ATGGGCGATATACGTAAGATGTTCAACCCGGAAACGGTTGCCCTCATTGGTGCAAGTGAAAAGGAGGGGGCTATCGGAAGGACTATTCTTGAAAACCTTCTCCTGTCAGACAAAAGAAAAATATACCCCGTGAACCCGAACAGAGAGGCGGTGCTTGGCCTGAAGTGTTATCGTGGCATTGCGGATATTCCTGAACTCGCAGATCTTGCAATTATTGCTACAAGGGCTGATACAGTACCTCAATGTGTTGATGAGTGCGGAAAGGCGAGCGTTGAAGGGGTAATAATAGTGTCATCAGGTTTCAGGGAAGTTGGCGAGGAAGGAAAGAGGTTAGAAGACCAGATAACAGAGATCAGGAAAAAATATGGCATCAGGGTTTTAGGCCCGAATTGCATGGGTATTATCCGGCCCCATGTTGGCTTGAATACATCCTTTTTGAATACCAATCCCGAACCTGGGAATATTGCACTTATTTCTCAGAGTGGTCAATTGGGAGACGCTATACTTGACTGGGGAACCAATGCACACATAGGTTTCAGTATGTTCGTGTCCCTCGGTTCCATGGTCGATGTGGATTTCGGTGATCTTATAGATTTTCTTGGAGATGATTACGATACGAGAAGTATCATGATCTATATGGAAAACGTGGGGAATGCAAAGAAGTTTTTAAGCGCCGCCAGAGGTTTTGCCCGCAACAAACCGATCGTTATCCTGAAACCGGGGATATTTGCGGAAAGCGCAAAGGCTGTCATGTCACATACCGGAGCAATGGCAGGAAGCGATAAGGTGTACGATGCTGCATTCAAGAGGGTCGGTCTTGTAAGGGTAAAAGAGGTGGTTGATCTCTTTAATGTGGCAGAGGTACTCGATTACAATTATTTACCGAAAGGTCCAAGACTGGCAATCATTACCAATGCAGGCAGTGTGGGTATCATAGCCATGGATACGCTTTTGTCTCTGGGCGGTGAGCTTGCAAAACTTTCCGGGGAAAGCCTCCGGGAATTTGATTCTGTTTTGCCTCCATACTGGAGTAAGAGCAACCCGGTTGATATTCTTGGAGATGCTGATATTGAACGGTATGCAAACGCTATAGACATATGCATTAGAGACCACAATGTAGATGGTATCCTCGTTATCCATGCACCGCGTGCCATTGCAAAACGGGTTGAGCTTGCCCAGGTAGTTGTTGAATTAGCGAAAAAGACGCAAAAACCCATTATCTGTACAAGAATGGGCGGAACAAGCGTGAAAGAGGCCGTGGAATTTCTCCTCCGCCATGATATACCAACATATGAGACCCCTGAAGAGGCAGTAAAAACCTATCTCTATATGTACAAGTATAAAAGAAATCTCGATCTGCTCTATGAAACGCCATCCGAACTGTCGGTAGGACATATATCGCCGAAACATCACTTAAAGGCCCTCATAAGGAAGGCCCTGAGAGAGAAAACAACGGTATTGAATGCTGAAGAGTCGGCAAGCTTCCTGACAATCTATGGGATACCTGCATTTAAAACAGTGGTGACAAAAAGTATCGAAGAGGCACAGAGGATAGCAAAAGGAATCGGCTATCCAGTGGTTTTGAAGGTTGATTCTCCGGATATCCCCCATAAAACGGATATAGAGGGTATTATAACAGGGATACGGTCTGAAAAGGAATTGAAGGAGGCATATAACAGATTAAATGCAGAAGTTAAGGCGAATGCCCCCCATTTATCAATAAAGGGTATAATCGTTCAAAAAATGCTTGAGAAGATTGACTATGAAATTATCCTGGGGTCAAAAAAAGACAGAGATTATGGCTCTGTTATCATTTTCGGGATGGGTGGCATCGGGACCGAGATATTCAAAGATATTTCCATAGGTTTACCGCCTCTTAACCAGACACTTGCGCGGCGGCTCATGGAGGAGACGGAAGTGTATAAAATGCTTCAGGGATACAAGGGCAGGCTACCTGCAGACCTGAGGCAACTCGAAGAGATAATCGTCAGTTTTTCGAATTTAATCGTTGATTTTCCTGAGATTGCAGAAATGGATATTAACCCTGTTGCTATATCGAACGGCAAAGCATATGCCCTTGATACAAGAGTTATTGTTGACAGTGAGGCTGTGGATTACTCGTCTCATTACCCGCACCTCGTTTTTACGCCATATCCCTCAAGGTATGTGATGCCGTGCAGATTGCCCGATGGGACAGAGATTCTTTTAAGACCCATAAGACCCGAAGATGAACCGCTGGAACATGAGCTGCTCACGACCCTCTCCGAACGGACACTTAAAGAAAGGTTTTTCAGCGTTATCAGTGATATAACCCATGAGATGCTTATAAGGTTCTGCAATATTGATTACGACAAGGAGATGGCCATTGTAGCAGAAGTAAGGGAAGGGGAGAAGAGAAGAATTGTCGGTATCGGGAGACTCATCATTGAACCCGATCTTAAGAGCGGCCAATTTGCAGTTCTTGTCCATGATGATTTTCAAGGGAAAGGTCTGGGGTATACGCTCATCGATATGATGATAGGCATAGCACAGGAGAAGGAACTGGAAGAAATTTACGGTATTGTACTCACAGAAAATGACCGTATGCTCCAGGTTTGCAGAAAATTGGGATTTGAATTGACATTATTACCCGATGGAATAAGCAGGGTAACATTACGATTAAAGTAA
- a CDS encoding type II secretion system F family protein yields the protein MATFEWQGRTLRGEMKSGVLRADSEAVLRATLRKDGIILVKSTAKKDTAKDKFNPKKKIESKSIVIFTRQLATMITSGLPLVQSLDILSNQMEDKNFKGIVKDIKERIETGSRFADSLKEYPQCFDSLYVNLVVAGEEGGLLDTVLGRLAVYMEKTAKLKAKVKSAMIYPISIIVVAIGVVMVLLVFVIPVFETMFKDMGASLPPPTQIVVNISRFVKSSIHYMIMALIAFVYLFKRYYRSDKGRRKIDALILKVPVFGVLTIKASVAKVTRTLATLLSSGVAILESLLIVAKVAGNKVVEEALLVARSRISEGRSMSEPLAESGVFPPMVVQMIEVGESTGALDNMLNKIADFYEEDVDTLVTNLTAMMEPMIMMFLGVILGGLVVAMYLPIFKLGEAVH from the coding sequence ATGGCAACATTTGAATGGCAGGGCAGAACTTTACGCGGCGAAATGAAATCCGGGGTTTTACGGGCCGATTCTGAAGCTGTACTCAGGGCGACACTAAGAAAAGACGGCATTATACTTGTAAAATCAACGGCAAAAAAGGATACTGCCAAGGATAAATTTAACCCTAAGAAGAAGATCGAATCCAAGAGTATAGTTATTTTCACGAGACAACTTGCAACCATGATCACCTCAGGTCTTCCTCTTGTACAATCTCTTGATATACTTTCAAACCAGATGGAGGACAAAAATTTCAAAGGGATTGTAAAGGATATCAAGGAAAGGATAGAGACGGGATCACGGTTTGCCGATTCGCTGAAAGAATATCCGCAATGTTTTGATTCCCTCTACGTGAACCTTGTGGTAGCAGGCGAAGAGGGAGGGTTGCTCGATACGGTTTTGGGGAGACTTGCGGTTTACATGGAAAAAACTGCGAAATTGAAGGCAAAAGTAAAATCTGCAATGATTTATCCGATAAGCATTATTGTTGTTGCAATCGGTGTTGTAATGGTCCTTCTTGTATTTGTTATACCTGTTTTTGAAACTATGTTCAAAGATATGGGTGCATCTCTTCCTCCACCGACCCAAATTGTTGTGAATATAAGCAGGTTTGTCAAATCTTCAATACATTACATGATAATGGCCCTCATTGCTTTTGTATATTTATTCAAGCGATACTACAGAAGCGATAAGGGAAGAAGGAAGATTGACGCCCTTATCTTGAAGGTCCCTGTTTTTGGAGTTCTTACCATCAAGGCATCGGTGGCAAAGGTGACAAGAACGCTGGCTACGTTGTTGTCGAGCGGTGTTGCCATCCTTGAGAGCCTCCTCATTGTGGCCAAAGTGGCAGGCAACAAGGTGGTCGAGGAGGCATTGCTTGTTGCCCGTTCCCGTATCAGTGAAGGAAGAAGCATGTCGGAACCACTCGCGGAAAGCGGTGTCTTTCCTCCGATGGTGGTTCAGATGATAGAGGTGGGTGAATCAACGGGCGCACTGGATAATATGTTAAATAAGATAGCAGATTTTTACGAAGAAGATGTTGATACCCTGGTCACAAATCTTACCGCCATGATGGAACCAATGATAATGATGTTTCTGGGTGTTATTCTGGGTGGATTAGTTGTTGCCATGTATCTGCCCATATTCAAGCTTGGCGAGGCAGTGCATTAA
- a CDS encoding DegQ family serine endoprotease translates to MNKRWLGAIFLLVIVASGFMYVRGKVVTRESWFDAASTNVKKVSFDKGLPSLSDLVKSVKPSVVNISTTTVVKGPDVHERFFGPSNPGNPFRDFFGNDFFEKYFGDAPRREFKHRSLGSGFIIDREGYILTNNHVVEKAQSIKVKLSDGKEYDAQVKGRDAKTDIALIKINTKQNLPVAMFGDSDKLEVGDWVVAIGNPFGLETTVTAGIISAKGRVIGAGPYDDFIQTDASINPGNSGGPLFNLKGEVVGINTAIVSGGQGIGFAIPINVAKEMLVQLKAKGKVDRGWLGVVVQAVTPEIAKTFGLQESEGALVADVMEQSPAEKAEIKRGDVIVSFNGKKIKDMDALPKMVGSTEIGKKVKIKIIRDGKVIEKDIVVGELKEEGMQVSKKPEIEKDFGVVVQDITPEIAKHMNLKDKKGVIVTDVQPGSPAQDADIRSGDVIREIGRKPIRNVADFKAAMKKGSIKEGIVILVKRENTTFYTVLREE, encoded by the coding sequence ATGAATAAAAGATGGTTGGGAGCAATTTTCTTATTAGTCATTGTAGCATCAGGTTTCATGTATGTGAGGGGCAAAGTTGTTACCCGGGAATCCTGGTTTGATGCGGCGAGCACAAACGTTAAAAAAGTTTCATTCGATAAGGGTTTGCCCAGTCTGAGCGACCTCGTCAAGAGTGTTAAACCGTCAGTTGTCAATATCAGCACAACCACTGTGGTAAAAGGGCCCGATGTACATGAACGGTTTTTCGGTCCTTCTAATCCTGGCAATCCTTTTCGGGATTTTTTCGGGAACGACTTTTTCGAGAAGTATTTTGGTGACGCGCCAAGGAGAGAATTTAAGCACAGAAGCCTTGGCTCAGGCTTCATTATTGACAGGGAGGGTTACATCCTTACCAATAATCACGTTGTTGAAAAAGCACAGAGTATAAAAGTGAAACTTTCTGACGGGAAAGAGTATGATGCTCAGGTGAAGGGAAGGGATGCGAAGACAGATATTGCCCTCATAAAGATTAATACAAAGCAGAACTTACCTGTGGCAATGTTTGGCGATTCTGATAAACTGGAGGTGGGGGATTGGGTAGTAGCCATTGGCAATCCCTTTGGTCTGGAAACTACGGTGACTGCTGGTATTATCAGCGCTAAAGGAAGGGTTATAGGCGCTGGTCCTTATGATGATTTTATCCAAACCGATGCATCGATCAATCCGGGCAATAGCGGGGGGCCATTATTTAATCTAAAAGGTGAAGTTGTAGGGATAAATACTGCAATTGTATCGGGGGGCCAGGGTATTGGCTTTGCCATACCAATCAATGTAGCCAAAGAGATGCTTGTCCAGTTAAAGGCAAAAGGAAAGGTGGACAGGGGATGGCTTGGTGTTGTTGTTCAAGCGGTAACGCCTGAGATAGCAAAAACCTTTGGACTTCAGGAATCTGAAGGTGCACTTGTAGCAGATGTAATGGAACAAAGCCCAGCCGAAAAAGCAGAAATAAAGAGAGGGGATGTTATCGTTTCCTTTAACGGGAAGAAGATAAAGGATATGGATGCGCTCCCCAAAATGGTAGGCTCAACAGAAATTGGCAAAAAAGTTAAAATTAAAATAATCAGAGATGGGAAAGTCATTGAAAAGGATATTGTTGTTGGAGAGTTGAAGGAAGAGGGCATGCAGGTTTCAAAAAAACCTGAAATAGAAAAAGATTTTGGGGTCGTAGTTCAGGACATAACCCCCGAAATTGCAAAACATATGAATTTAAAAGATAAAAAGGGTGTAATCGTCACGGACGTGCAACCCGGTAGTCCTGCGCAGGACGCGGACATAAGGTCAGGGGATGTCATTAGAGAGATAGGGAGAAAACCAATACGAAATGTTGCAGATTTTAAGGCAGCCATGAAAAAGGGGAGCATAAAAGAGGGTATTGTGATACTCGTCAAAAGAGAAAATACAACTTTTTACACTGTGCTGAGGGAAGAATAG
- a CDS encoding response regulator transcription factor, with protein sequence MRVLVIEDEVKVASFISKGLQEEGYIVEVAYNGKSGIDLIRETHYDIILLDLMIPEVDGLEVLRNIRAWGINTPVLIITAKSSKEDVVKGLDTGSDDYLTKPFSFEELLARIRALLRRSRKVDTHILEYKDIILNPYTRKLSVASKEVELTDKEFMIMEYLLKNNEKPLARKEIAEYVWQNSTDSTNIVDVYVNFLRKKIESISQKKYIHTVRGTGYIFREENENS encoded by the coding sequence ATGAGGGTACTTGTCATAGAAGATGAAGTTAAGGTTGCCAGCTTTATAAGCAAGGGATTGCAGGAAGAGGGCTATATCGTAGAAGTGGCTTATAACGGTAAAAGCGGTATTGACCTCATAAGAGAGACCCATTACGACATTATTCTTCTTGACCTCATGATACCGGAAGTTGATGGGCTTGAAGTGTTAAGAAATATACGTGCCTGGGGTATTAACACACCCGTACTCATTATCACTGCTAAAAGCTCAAAAGAAGATGTCGTAAAAGGACTTGATACGGGGAGTGACGATTATTTAACAAAACCCTTTTCCTTTGAAGAACTCTTGGCAAGGATAAGAGCGCTCCTGAGAAGAAGCAGAAAGGTTGATACCCATATACTTGAATACAAAGACATTATACTTAACCCTTATACCCGGAAACTGAGTGTAGCATCAAAAGAAGTTGAGCTCACTGACAAAGAATTTATGATTATGGAATATCTTTTAAAAAACAACGAAAAACCTTTAGCGAGAAAAGAGATTGCTGAATATGTTTGGCAAAATTCAACTGATTCGACGAATATCGTAGACGTGTATGTAAATTTTCTCAGAAAAAAAATAGAATCAATATCTCAAAAAAAATATATCCATACAGTCAGGGGTACCGGTTACATTTTTAGAGAAGAAAATGAAAACAGTTAA
- the trmFO gene encoding methylenetetrahydrofolate--tRNA-(uracil(54)-C(5))-methyltransferase (FADH(2)-oxidizing) TrmFO, with product MEVKVIGGGLAGVEAAYQIAQKGIPVALYEMRPAVFTPAHKTEFLSELVCSNSLKSKDLSNAHGLLKEELRMLGSIILRVADDTSIPGGKALVVDRNRFSETITKKIEANPLIHVVRKEISDIPSGITVITTGPLTSDSLSEKIKEITGSENLSFFDAISPIVDSETIDMEKCFFGSRYMADADDYLNCPLTEDQYNVFYDALIKAERVNLKDFEKVTYFEGCLPIEIMAERGKQTLLFGPMKPVGIIDGHTGQRPFAVIQLRREDEAGKMYNIVGFQTKLTYTEQDKIFRLIPALKDASFLRYGSIHRNTYINSPAVINGSLQLKENADILFAGQITGVEGYTESTAMGLVAGLSASMRYLGKEFLRPPLATCIGSLLEYITTPVKNFQPMNVNFGLLRDYRKREKQKTIDNALLAIAGWKESIDAAFNDR from the coding sequence ATGGAAGTCAAAGTAATCGGTGGTGGTCTTGCAGGTGTTGAGGCCGCATACCAGATTGCACAGAAAGGCATTCCTGTTGCCCTCTACGAAATGAGGCCGGCAGTATTCACACCAGCCCATAAAACAGAATTTCTCTCTGAGCTTGTATGCAGCAATTCTCTTAAATCCAAAGACCTTTCAAATGCCCATGGACTCCTTAAGGAAGAATTAAGGATGCTTGGCTCAATCATATTGAGGGTAGCAGACGATACATCCATACCTGGCGGAAAAGCCCTTGTGGTTGACCGGAATAGGTTTTCTGAGACAATTACAAAGAAAATTGAGGCCAACCCTCTTATACATGTTGTAAGAAAGGAGATTTCAGATATTCCGTCAGGCATAACGGTTATCACCACCGGTCCCCTCACAAGCGATTCCTTATCAGAAAAAATCAAAGAAATTACCGGTTCAGAGAATCTCTCCTTTTTTGACGCCATTTCCCCTATCGTAGACAGCGAGACAATTGATATGGAGAAATGTTTCTTCGGTTCGAGATATATGGCTGATGCCGACGATTACCTGAACTGCCCGCTTACGGAAGATCAATATAATGTTTTTTATGATGCCCTCATAAAAGCAGAAAGAGTTAATCTAAAAGATTTTGAGAAAGTTACCTATTTTGAGGGGTGTTTACCCATAGAGATTATGGCCGAAAGAGGAAAGCAGACACTTCTTTTTGGCCCCATGAAACCGGTAGGGATCATTGACGGCCATACAGGACAACGGCCCTTCGCCGTGATACAACTGCGAAGAGAAGATGAAGCTGGAAAGATGTATAATATTGTCGGTTTCCAGACAAAGCTCACCTATACCGAACAGGACAAAATTTTCAGGCTCATCCCTGCCCTTAAAGACGCCTCATTTCTCCGTTATGGCAGCATCCACAGAAATACCTATATCAATTCGCCAGCCGTCATTAATGGCAGTCTCCAGCTAAAAGAAAATGCCGACATCCTTTTTGCGGGTCAGATTACAGGGGTTGAAGGATATACTGAATCCACGGCGATGGGTTTAGTAGCCGGGCTTTCTGCATCCATGCGTTATTTGGGGAAGGAATTCCTGCGGCCTCCCCTGGCTACCTGCATCGGTTCTCTTTTGGAATACATAACCACCCCGGTTAAGAATTTTCAACCCATGAATGTCAACTTCGGGCTCCTGAGAGATTACCGCAAAAGAGAAAAACAGAAAACCATCGATAACGCTTTGCTGGCAATTGCCGGATGGAAGGAGTCAATCGACGCGGCGTTCAATGACCGATAG
- a CDS encoding ABC transporter permease has translation MELLRRIRKHHLAMAGLIILIPMFICALFAPFISFHNPVEPDLKSVLVSPSFSHPFGTDTLGRDVFSRVVYGSRISLLVGFVSVGIAVMIGIIIGAISGYYGGVIDEVIMRFVDLMMCFPTFFLILAVIALLEPSIWNIMIVIGLTSWMGIARLIRAEILSIKSKEYVLAAKAMGFSEYRIIFRHVLPNALSPIYVVATLGIGGAILTESALSFLGIGVQPPTPSWGNILTQAKDNIEVAWWLSLYPGLAIFFTVMGYNLLGEGLRDIFDPRRRYQT, from the coding sequence ATGGAACTATTAAGAAGAATACGTAAACACCACCTGGCAATGGCGGGATTAATCATTTTAATCCCCATGTTCATATGTGCCTTGTTTGCGCCTTTTATCTCGTTCCATAACCCGGTAGAGCCGGACTTGAAGAGTGTGCTGGTATCGCCTTCATTTTCGCATCCTTTTGGAACAGATACTCTTGGGAGGGATGTCTTTTCAAGGGTTGTCTATGGAAGCAGGATTTCGCTGCTTGTTGGTTTTGTCTCTGTAGGAATTGCAGTGATGATAGGGATTATAATAGGTGCAATTTCCGGGTACTATGGGGGCGTCATCGACGAAGTTATTATGAGGTTTGTTGATCTTATGATGTGTTTCCCCACTTTCTTCTTAATACTGGCTGTCATTGCTCTCCTGGAGCCAAGCATCTGGAACATAATGATTGTCATTGGTCTTACGAGCTGGATGGGTATTGCAAGGCTTATCAGGGCAGAGATATTGAGCATTAAAAGCAAAGAGTATGTCCTTGCGGCCAAGGCTATGGGGTTTTCAGAATACAGGATAATCTTCAGACATGTTCTGCCGAATGCCCTTTCACCTATATATGTTGTTGCAACACTTGGAATAGGCGGGGCTATACTTACTGAATCCGCACTTAGTTTCCTTGGTATCGGGGTTCAGCCTCCAACACCGAGCTGGGGCAACATTCTCACGCAAGCCAAGGACAATATCGAAGTTGCATGGTGGCTGAGTCTATATCCGGGGCTTGCGATCTTTTTTACAGTAATGGGCTATAATCTTCTTGGAGAGGGGCTGAGGGACATTTTTGACCCGCGCCGCCGGTACCAAACCTAA
- a CDS encoding ATP-binding protein: MKTVNLPIKWKLTLWYGLILASILVVFSSGVYVYFRNSLQKSIDAKIKSLGEIISSSITDTHSVSVFGNFERYLENVLGKKPKGKFIQIMDRTGRIGARMNDIETETLPSSFGTLERALKGEIVYETIERVRPRLRMVTIPITDSKKVSSIIQVGTSLEDFDETMKKLLIIMIISIPTSISVTIICGYFLAKKALKPVDQIRRAAVKISSRNLDERIDVGGRRDELSRLAQTFNEMISRLKDSFQRINQFSIDVSHELKTPLTILKGETEVALRKDRDNENYKSILSSNLEEIDRMSKIIDDLLLLSKADLKEMKLNVEDVALRDLIADVCVDMKIFADNKGIGLDVKELEDVKLKGDELKLRRMLWNIVENGIKYTQKGGKIEIMSYISNDFICIDVKDNGMGILENDIKYIFDRFYRGDKSRKRESGSGLGLSISKWIAEAHQGIIEVKSKPLEGSLFTIKLPV; encoded by the coding sequence ATGAAAACAGTTAATCTTCCGATAAAGTGGAAACTGACACTATGGTACGGTTTAATATTAGCCTCAATCCTGGTGGTATTTTCAAGCGGTGTGTATGTCTATTTCAGGAATAGTCTCCAGAAAAGCATTGATGCGAAGATTAAATCGCTTGGCGAGATTATCTCGTCTTCAATAACGGACACGCATAGCGTAAGTGTTTTCGGTAACTTTGAAAGATATCTCGAAAATGTCCTTGGAAAAAAACCAAAAGGGAAATTTATACAAATAATGGATAGAACGGGAAGAATCGGCGCCAGGATGAATGATATTGAAACTGAGACGTTACCGTCAAGCTTTGGTACCCTGGAAAGGGCACTCAAAGGCGAGATTGTATATGAGACCATTGAAAGGGTGCGGCCACGTCTGAGAATGGTTACTATCCCTATTACGGATAGCAAGAAGGTCTCAAGTATCATACAGGTTGGTACCTCTCTGGAAGACTTTGATGAAACCATGAAAAAGCTTCTTATTATCATGATCATCAGTATTCCTACATCGATAAGTGTTACGATCATTTGTGGCTATTTTCTGGCGAAAAAGGCATTAAAGCCTGTTGACCAGATAAGACGAGCTGCTGTTAAAATATCTTCAAGAAACCTTGATGAGAGGATTGACGTGGGTGGCAGGAGAGATGAATTGAGCAGGCTTGCGCAGACATTTAACGAAATGATCAGCAGGTTAAAAGATTCATTCCAGAGGATCAATCAGTTTAGTATAGACGTGTCCCATGAACTCAAAACACCCTTAACAATATTGAAAGGGGAGACAGAAGTTGCATTGAGAAAGGACAGGGATAATGAGAATTACAAAAGCATACTCTCGAGTAACCTTGAGGAGATCGACAGGATGTCGAAAATCATCGACGACCTGTTGCTCCTGTCAAAGGCAGATTTGAAAGAGATGAAATTGAATGTGGAAGACGTTGCTTTAAGGGACCTTATAGCTGATGTATGTGTGGATATGAAGATTTTTGCTGATAACAAAGGTATAGGGCTGGATGTAAAAGAGCTTGAAGATGTCAAATTGAAGGGCGATGAATTAAAATTGAGAAGAATGTTGTGGAATATCGTGGAGAATGGGATAAAATATACCCAAAAGGGTGGAAAAATTGAAATAATGTCTTATATTAGCAATGACTTTATCTGTATTGATGTAAAAGATAATGGTATGGGTATTCTGGAGAACGATATTAAATATATTTTCGACAGATTTTACAGGGGGGACAAATCGCGAAAACGCGAAAGCGGTAGCGGACTTGGTCTATCCATAAGTAAATGGATAGCAGAGGCGCATCAAGGCATCATCGAAGTAAAAAGCAAACCCCTGGAAGGAAGTTTGTTTACGATTAAATTACCCGTGTAA